From a single Brassica napus cultivar Da-Ae chromosome C9, Da-Ae, whole genome shotgun sequence genomic region:
- the LOC106422137 gene encoding uncharacterized protein LOC106422137 isoform X1, translated as MKRESRVCRFRLSHSLFTHIAIWSIMISLQGLNDMGKHRKRDTHSDDETASSSSCSSYSSDDSDSSSRKRRRKQKERRRSNDGSYEREKRRKREKRKKMERRERKRKDRKKRTKKKRDYESDSESQSGSDSDSMSDQESSRDDPETVVKEMLIEFPNVGNDLKLLLKMIDDGQAVDIKGISEIALKKRLKKLFLSLKLKERGDRVFLLPPGASPSLDMVAHLIKGGEEEVEKNLDDSASLKNTEAATTVTGGAEKALGADDVTGPMKRVIGPAMPSAELLAAAAKLTEAQAELREAELEEDSAYFIGPAPPAVVAEVASSNEAERFEEVTRIMEAEADSPYDVLGVNHNMAADNMKKRYWKLSLLVHPDKCSHPQAQEAFVLLNKAFKELQDPEKRKAMDDKIKLKEEQEAFKAELRSMQEAAQWRRSQGISMEGDEELLAATEVKPVPKRDEWMTTLPPERKTGVPVQQSTTTFCRNAREGRGDTTAWTDTPMDKAERAKMNYLEAYNKANALASNEEVNMKRSLDADLVDKYNKEKRSKSLVEKHREESTSSSSSRLKKKKKLSSSSSKEKNEDEWVGKHPWKPWDRENDLTAGRQKVKLDAEGMAEGLASKFSSGNFQRSFL; from the exons ATGAAAAGGGAATCTAGGGTTTGTCGCTTCCGTTTATCGCATTCCTTGTTCACCCATATCGCTATTTGGAGTATCATGATCTCTCTGCAG GGATTGAACGATATGGGTAAGCACAGGAAGAGAGATACTCATTCGGATGATGAAACTGCATCTTCGTCGTCTTGTTCCTCTTACAGCTCCGATGACTCCGATTCATCTTCTAGAAAACGGCGGAGGAAGCAAAAGGAGCGGCGGAGAAGTAACGACGGGAGTTACGAGCGCGAGAAGcgaaggaagagagagaagaggaagaagatggagagaagggagagaaagaGGAAAGATAGGAAGAagaggacgaagaagaagcgTGATTACGAGTCTGACTCCGAGTCTCAGTCCGGTTCTGATTCTGATTCCATGTCTGATCAAGAGAGTTCACGGGATGATCCTGAAACAGTTGTCAAGGAGATGCTCATAGAGTTTCCTAACGTTGGCAATGATTTGAAACTG cTTTTGAAAATGATAGATGATGGCCAAGCAGTTGATATAAAGGGTATTTCGGAGATCGCTTTGAAGAAGAGGCTGAAGAAGCTGTTTCTGTCTTTGAAGTTAAAGGAACGTGGGGATAGAGTCTTTTTGTTACCACCGGGTGCTTCTCCTTCTTTAGATATGGTGGCACATCTAATTAAAGGCGGCGAGGAAGAAGTTGAGAAAAATCTTGATGATTCTGCCTCATTGAAGAACACTGAAGCAGCTACTACTGTGACTGGTGGGGCAGAAAAGGCTCTGGGAGCAGATGATGTTACTGGTCCAATGAAAAG GGTGATTGGACCTGCAATGCCATCGGCTGAGCTACTTGCTGCTGCAGCAAAGCTGACAGAAGCGCAAGCTGAACTCAG AGAAGCTGAGCTAGAAGAAGATTCAGCATATTTTATTGGACCTGCTCCACCTGCTGTTGTTGCAGAAGTCGCATCGTCGAACGAGGCAGAGCGATTCGAAGAG GTGACACGGATCATGGAAGCTGAAGCTGATAGCCCATACGATGTTTTAGGAGTGAACCACAATATGGCTGCTGATAACATGAAGAAGag ATATTGGAAACTGTCTCTTTTAGTTCACCCAGACAAATGCTCTCATCCACAAGCTCAGGAAGCTTTCGTTTTGCTGAATAAAGCTTTCAAAGAATTACAAGATCCAGAAAAG CGAAAAGCTATGGATGACAAGATTAAACTTAAGGAGGAACAAGAGGCTTTTAAG GCTGAATTACGCTCAATGCAAGAAGCAGCACAGTGGAGAAGATCCCAAG GCATATCAATGGAAGGCGATGAAGAGCTCCTAGCAGCAACCGAGGTTAAACCTGTACCTAAAAGAGACGAGTGGATGACGACCCTTCCTCCTGAAAGAAAG ACCGGGGTGCCTGTGCAGCAATCAACCACGACATTTTGCAGAAATGCTAGAGAAGGACGCGGAGACACTACTGCCTGGACTGATACTCCTATGGACAAGGCTGAAAGAGCAAAGATGAA CTACTTAGAGGCGTACAACAAGGCGAATGCGCTTGCTTCAAATGAAGAGGTGAATATGAAAAGAAGCCTAGATGCTGATCTTGTGGACAAGTACAACAAAGAGAAAAGATCAAAGTCTTTGGTAGAGAAGCACAGGGAAGAGTCTACTTCTTCATCTTCAAGCCgtctcaagaagaagaagaaattgtCTTCGTCTTCGTCCAAGGAGAAAAATGAGGACGAGTGGGTGGGGAAACATCCATGGAAGCCATGGGACCGTGAGAACGACCTCACCGCCGGGAGACAGAAGGTAAAACTTGACGCTGAGGGTATGGCTGAAGGTTTGGCTTCCAAGTTTTCTTCTGGCAATTTCCAAAGAAGCTTTCTTTGA
- the LOC106422137 gene encoding uncharacterized protein LOC106422137 isoform X2 — MGKHRKRDTHSDDETASSSSCSSYSSDDSDSSSRKRRRKQKERRRSNDGSYEREKRRKREKRKKMERRERKRKDRKKRTKKKRDYESDSESQSGSDSDSMSDQESSRDDPETVVKEMLIEFPNVGNDLKLLLKMIDDGQAVDIKGISEIALKKRLKKLFLSLKLKERGDRVFLLPPGASPSLDMVAHLIKGGEEEVEKNLDDSASLKNTEAATTVTGGAEKALGADDVTGPMKRVIGPAMPSAELLAAAAKLTEAQAELREAELEEDSAYFIGPAPPAVVAEVASSNEAERFEEVTRIMEAEADSPYDVLGVNHNMAADNMKKRYWKLSLLVHPDKCSHPQAQEAFVLLNKAFKELQDPEKRKAMDDKIKLKEEQEAFKAELRSMQEAAQWRRSQGISMEGDEELLAATEVKPVPKRDEWMTTLPPERKTGVPVQQSTTTFCRNAREGRGDTTAWTDTPMDKAERAKMNYLEAYNKANALASNEEVNMKRSLDADLVDKYNKEKRSKSLVEKHREESTSSSSSRLKKKKKLSSSSSKEKNEDEWVGKHPWKPWDRENDLTAGRQKVKLDAEGMAEGLASKFSSGNFQRSFL, encoded by the exons ATGGGTAAGCACAGGAAGAGAGATACTCATTCGGATGATGAAACTGCATCTTCGTCGTCTTGTTCCTCTTACAGCTCCGATGACTCCGATTCATCTTCTAGAAAACGGCGGAGGAAGCAAAAGGAGCGGCGGAGAAGTAACGACGGGAGTTACGAGCGCGAGAAGcgaaggaagagagagaagaggaagaagatggagagaagggagagaaagaGGAAAGATAGGAAGAagaggacgaagaagaagcgTGATTACGAGTCTGACTCCGAGTCTCAGTCCGGTTCTGATTCTGATTCCATGTCTGATCAAGAGAGTTCACGGGATGATCCTGAAACAGTTGTCAAGGAGATGCTCATAGAGTTTCCTAACGTTGGCAATGATTTGAAACTG cTTTTGAAAATGATAGATGATGGCCAAGCAGTTGATATAAAGGGTATTTCGGAGATCGCTTTGAAGAAGAGGCTGAAGAAGCTGTTTCTGTCTTTGAAGTTAAAGGAACGTGGGGATAGAGTCTTTTTGTTACCACCGGGTGCTTCTCCTTCTTTAGATATGGTGGCACATCTAATTAAAGGCGGCGAGGAAGAAGTTGAGAAAAATCTTGATGATTCTGCCTCATTGAAGAACACTGAAGCAGCTACTACTGTGACTGGTGGGGCAGAAAAGGCTCTGGGAGCAGATGATGTTACTGGTCCAATGAAAAG GGTGATTGGACCTGCAATGCCATCGGCTGAGCTACTTGCTGCTGCAGCAAAGCTGACAGAAGCGCAAGCTGAACTCAG AGAAGCTGAGCTAGAAGAAGATTCAGCATATTTTATTGGACCTGCTCCACCTGCTGTTGTTGCAGAAGTCGCATCGTCGAACGAGGCAGAGCGATTCGAAGAG GTGACACGGATCATGGAAGCTGAAGCTGATAGCCCATACGATGTTTTAGGAGTGAACCACAATATGGCTGCTGATAACATGAAGAAGag ATATTGGAAACTGTCTCTTTTAGTTCACCCAGACAAATGCTCTCATCCACAAGCTCAGGAAGCTTTCGTTTTGCTGAATAAAGCTTTCAAAGAATTACAAGATCCAGAAAAG CGAAAAGCTATGGATGACAAGATTAAACTTAAGGAGGAACAAGAGGCTTTTAAG GCTGAATTACGCTCAATGCAAGAAGCAGCACAGTGGAGAAGATCCCAAG GCATATCAATGGAAGGCGATGAAGAGCTCCTAGCAGCAACCGAGGTTAAACCTGTACCTAAAAGAGACGAGTGGATGACGACCCTTCCTCCTGAAAGAAAG ACCGGGGTGCCTGTGCAGCAATCAACCACGACATTTTGCAGAAATGCTAGAGAAGGACGCGGAGACACTACTGCCTGGACTGATACTCCTATGGACAAGGCTGAAAGAGCAAAGATGAA CTACTTAGAGGCGTACAACAAGGCGAATGCGCTTGCTTCAAATGAAGAGGTGAATATGAAAAGAAGCCTAGATGCTGATCTTGTGGACAAGTACAACAAAGAGAAAAGATCAAAGTCTTTGGTAGAGAAGCACAGGGAAGAGTCTACTTCTTCATCTTCAAGCCgtctcaagaagaagaagaaattgtCTTCGTCTTCGTCCAAGGAGAAAAATGAGGACGAGTGGGTGGGGAAACATCCATGGAAGCCATGGGACCGTGAGAACGACCTCACCGCCGGGAGACAGAAGGTAAAACTTGACGCTGAGGGTATGGCTGAAGGTTTGGCTTCCAAGTTTTCTTCTGGCAATTTCCAAAGAAGCTTTCTTTGA